Proteins encoded in a region of the Synechococcus sp. BIOS-U3-1 genome:
- a CDS encoding thermonuclease family protein, whose translation MRFHTVAIGSAALLLVLSLAQPAAALETVTIHSCYDGDTCRTTDGERIRLACIDTSELRGKRAQSERARAARDHLRAMVAGKPLGLRRITKDRYGRTVGELFVDGLNVQQAMVASRHAAIYWTYASQCSWMR comes from the coding sequence ATGAGATTCCACACTGTCGCGATCGGCTCAGCTGCCCTGCTGTTGGTGCTTTCTCTGGCGCAGCCTGCTGCAGCCCTGGAGACCGTCACTATCCACAGCTGCTATGACGGCGACACCTGTAGGACCACTGATGGTGAACGGATCAGGCTGGCCTGCATCGACACTTCTGAGCTGAGAGGGAAACGGGCTCAGTCGGAACGGGCTAGGGCTGCCCGTGATCACCTGCGGGCCATGGTGGCCGGGAAGCCCCTGGGCCTTCGCCGAATCACCAAAGACCGATATGGCCGGACCGTCGGTGAGCTGTTCGTCGACGGGTTGAATGTTCAGCAGGCCATGGTCGCCAGCCGCCATGCAGCGATCTATTGGACGTACGCCAGCCAATGCTCCTGGATGCGCTAA